In Mytilus edulis unplaced genomic scaffold, xbMytEdul2.2 SCAFFOLD_152, whole genome shotgun sequence, the genomic window CCGACAGCAAATTATATATCGGGTTTCTGGGATATTTGAATCCAAACAACACTGACATGAGCGGAAATTGTTGTGATGGCACGAAACCACCATGTAATGCCACATGTCACCTAATATTCAACGTCACTGTGCAGGGTAAATCAATGTAAGAACTTCCTTTTAAGTTTATAATATTCATGTTAAAATGTTTCTGTATCTGTACCAATTCTGGATTTTATGCAACAGGACAGAGAGACACCTTTTGAATGTTTTGGAGAGCTGCCTTGAAGCTCTCAACGGCATTTGCGCAACCAATACTGTCTTCCAGTTGCATGGTTCATATGTATCATGCTCGTGACAAAGAAAGAATTAGTATATGGATCCGTGTTGTATGGAATAGTGTCTATTGCCTTCGTATTGTTCATACCTGAATTTTCGCTATATTGTCACTTTTAAAGCTATCAAATGTTTTCGGTTTAATTTTCCCCTTATGTTTACTTTTAACCAGACAATCATTATGATTAATAGCTGGGACCAAATCCTCAACCACTTTGTATAGAAATATCATCCGTTGACTGAAGATTGTCCAGCTCTAACTCGGCTAGTGTTTTAGTGACCGACCCCTCTTCTTTAGACCTGTAATGGCCTGTTATGAATCTGGTTACATCCTTTCTATACAGTTCTTATACAAACGATAAACATGCggtctttttgcaatattttaagcACAAACGTAGATCTTCTTCAAAAACCAAAGTAGAATTGGCTTTCTTGGCTTATTTGAGATGTGTGTAGTCCATTCAGGTCTTCTGCCATTTGcgatgtccctctggtattttacGCTCCTCTTTTGCAAGCCTATATGGATTATGCTGAACCTGTTGTAGTATATGTTCTTTAAGGCTGTATATGTTctgtttttttgttctttatgCTCGAAATATAGCCCTTTTTTCCATTAAAACGCATTCCCCAGTCTTTAGCTCAAATTTCTAGGTTTTGTAGATCTGACTGTAGGTGTGTGTGGTCATGTTATGTTTTTATGTTCCTTTACAGAAGGCTGTCATATTCCAAACGTCTGACCAATGATTTAACTGCATCTGGTAGATCGTTAATGTGGCAAAAGGAGAGAACATTGTGGAACTACGGAGCCAAATGGCAATTTGTTGTGTGGCATGGTGTCTATTGCTTTGAAGAAGTCAATGATAGCTACATCAGTTTGTTTCCCTGTGTCAAAGGATTTAATAAAGTAATAGAGTGACAAGCAGTTGGATTTCACATAAATAGCCCGACCTGAAACCGTGCCCTGAGGTTCACTAGATTTTTAAGCATATGTCTACAGATAATTTGTTCTGTCAGCTTACATGGTACATATGTTAATTATCCTGGTCTGTAGTTTTCGGGTGCGTGTTTATCTCTCGTTTTAAGACACTTGAGGAGTTTGTATTCAGCATTTCTTAGGATATAAATGCAAGTCCAGGTGATAGCTGTTTTGagaattattttgatattatgttTGGTATGTCGTCTGGTCCTGATGCCattaatgtatttattatttagcAACTTTTCAACTTCTTCCTCAATGTATTTTTATTGTATGTAGATTTTCATTGATGAATATTCATAACTTGTTTTTATCCATATAGTATAGTTCAGTTCCAATATATTGTTTTGgtcatttgaatatttttattgtttgtgttaTGATTTTTGTGTTAAATGATTAGAGTTCCACTGCAGAGTGTCCTGCCAGATGATTAATAAATGATTATGTTTATGTAAATGattatgtttaatttttaaaacgtTTTGTAGAGATTTTTCCTAAGCAGGacatacattttaatttaaagaGTAATTTACGTAAGAGATCATATTATTCTATTCATTGACCAGAAAGATTTGCCTAGTTTAATAATGGAAAATATATTAACAAacgttttatttttatcagtgaAAAACAAAGCCTTAAACTCTCCTCAAAACCAATAGAAAGCAGTGCCGCTGAGCATTTTCAGTTGAGTAACAACAAAGATCCTGAAATTATCAACCCACTAATGTTCACGTTTGGTACGTGGCCGGTGAGTTGAAATTAATATAATGAGATTTTCGAGTTTACAAAATGTGAATGTAGAAACGTGAGACAAATTACCAAAATGAATTTCGGTTATATTAAAAATTGTGTGTaggattttaaaaatttcaaactcTTTGTAACGTGAATATAATTAACAATTGTTCGTTTTTTTCACAATGATAGCtgcatttatgtaaataaataaattcatcatggataccaggataACATATTGTATTCCAGATGCGTGTTcgactacaaaaaaaaattaaataacaaaaatatttgatttcgaggaaaattcaaaacggaaagtccttaatcaaatggcaaaatcaaaagataaaacacatcaaacgaatggataacaactgccatattcttgacttggtacatgcattttcgatggtagaaaatggtggattgaacctggttttatagctagctgaacctctcacttgtatcacAGTTAGGCTCATCGTTTagttcgaataaaaaaaatgttaacaatgCAAAtttaagtacaaagttgaagagcattgaggaccagcCTTTTCTAAATTGTTTATAAGATCTTTCTATAATCCACGTATCTTGCTAAAATTCAAGAACTCGGacgtattttgaaatttttctctAAGATTGAACAAAATTATCTTTTGGAACTTTAGGGTTTTCAACATAAGTTATAAAACTTACCCTTACCCAGGTTCTGACAGTCCATTAATGATACAACGTTAATGTACAAAAGGACTAACCGAAAAAAGTCTTCAAAGAACCTCGCTTATGTTAGAGTAAGTACCAGACTCTGGACTTTTAAGTTAGCGAGTTATCCTGTGGGATGAAAAAATCACCAGCAATGGATTCGGAATATTGTCCAAGTGGTTGTAAAAAATCGCCAAAGATATCAGGCTTATTATAATTTAGTTATAATTCAGTTAATCAGAATCACGTTTCGTCTTCAGTTGTTCTCGAATCAAAACAGATGGAAGGCACAATAGTTTTAATGTTGTATAACATTCatactgacataaaaaaaaatccgtggTGGGAACTATGATTGGGGGTAAAAAAGCTAAGTGTTTTTGACGTTTTCTGCATTTCCTTTTGTAAAAGTAAGGATAAAGAACATGACTGCATCAATGATATTTTATGTTAGCATCTTAACTTGGAATACTGAAACGAAATCCAGATTGCCTTGAAATAAACGTGTGTTTTCTAGGATAAGACTATTGTTGAAAATCTATGTCAATCaatatcataatttttaattATCTCCGAAATACTTTCTTTTCAACAGTATGAGGTCAATATTACGATCACAGTTTTTCATGACGACAAAGGCGATGGAGGACAACAAATTGTAGACAAATTTACAGTTGCCTTAAATATTCAAAATCCATCTTGGCAGTATCATCATAAAAACGCTACTGGAACTAGATCTCATTCATTTTCTTTGTAAGTACTTTGCCGTTAGAGTATCACATTGGTAAATGtatttgaaagaaataaaaaattatattataagGCATATTCATAACCACCTTCATAAGTCTCTTAAAAGATATCTTTCGCAAATGAATAAAGCAATGACAATACGTAGGCTGAATGAAATCAAAcgttaaaaaacaacaaatttaaccTGCAGAAATCAACAAATGACTTCAATTATTGACAGACATTAACACCGTTTGTCTAGTTATAATAGCACCAGGTCTATTCGAGTTTTGATATACTTCACCAAAGAATATCCAAGTTCTACAAAAGAACAAAAACTAATCTTCTTTTTTCACAAACGGAGTAATTAAATACGGTCAGATTAAATCAGCGGCCAACAAGCAGGTATGGGTCAAACAATACTAATAACTAGTAAACAGTTAGAACAATTTGTTTTGGGCAACTGACAATAAATGAAACAATGCACCTTCAAGAAAGGCAcagtttatcaatttaaaaaaaaaactaatcttTAAATCGAAGTTGTGTGTCTGTGTTATAGAGAAAGTTGACAGACAAATTATTACAAAGCAGTCACAGTGAAGTTTAGAGTGTGATATAAAATTTTGTGAGTTCTAACAGAAAACAAGAAATATTGGTTAATCATATAAAAATGCAACATACACACGTTAGCAAAGCTAACTATCTTATTTTCTACAATTAATAAGAGGTAACCACAGATTAGACAATAGCATAACACGAAACAATATGAAtacaagatgtggtatgttttgtaaatattttagaaagaagaaaaaaacatatatatagttcACAATATGAATTTCATTTATGGAAGCGCTAGAAATAGTATGCTCCCCGAACTAACCTCGAACCTATGCAAGTTGTTAAAGAAATTCACTTTTGGATcagaaaataaacacatttattctaaaaccagttgttggcatgatacggtttatgttcttctcatatattttatgatggtttgATACTCAACCCttaacgggggggggggggggggggggggggttgtgcTTGATATTTATATGATTAAGACatatataatctttcaatcagtttaattgaggtctaaaGGTGACATGTCAGTGaatgctagtagtcctttgttattttatgtatcattgtcattttggggtttTATGAtatcttttaaactgagttttactctCTGTATgactgtgtgtttttttttaaacattggctagaggtattggATGCCGGTTGAGATCtcaaaataacatgtttaaccccgccgcattttttgcatgtcccaagtcagtagcctttggcatttgttagtcttgtatgatttttaattttagttggtttttatttggttctttatatatatttcgGAGATTAGTTTGACGCCCATTAtcgctgaactagtacacattttggttTAAGAACCAACTGAAGCACGCTTCCGGGTGCAGGGATTTCTCGttgttttgaagacccattggtggccttcggttgttttctgctcttgggtcgtgttgttgtctctttgacacattccccatttccattctaaatttttatgtagacgaaatacAAGATGAAATGTGACAAATATGATTAAATTAGGATGGCAAGTTTAAGTTATGTgtgttgtgatttttttttttctattctagaTTGAGTATGATATTTCGTTATGAATGTCTGAAGACAAAGGAAAATGACAATGGATGCTTTAGTAGGGACTGTGTATTACACCAAAACGAAACGGAATGCCTTGATATCCTGCAACCAAACAATCAAGATAACACAACCGATATAGTGTTACAAACAACATCAAGGCCATACGAATGTGGGCGTTTTGAAGTTCCAAATATGGGAGAGTTTCTGAATTGCACAACTCAAATGACCGATACAACAGAACAAGTAACACAAGATATAACTACGCAAATGAATATTGAAGAAACAACACAggcaaataaaattacaacacaATTAAGTCAACTAACAGACTCGGTTACGACAACAAAACCAACCGATGACACAAGCCCAACAATTACAACAGATATACCGACCAAAGAAACTTCTTCAGTAATTCCAGAAACTACACATGCAGACATCTCAACTACTAATCAAGCTTCATCCGTGTCTTACGCTTCACaaaatacaaattcaaaagtaacaaGTGATATTATGGAACATCATACGTCATTAAACAGTGTCACGACAAATGAAAAACACACGTCTATAAGGTCATCGACAAACATACCATCGACAAAACAAATCTCAGAAAGTACCAGTAAATCAACTACTGAGTCAATAAAAACATTTATGTCATCAACGCCGACAAACTCGTTGACAATTCATGTTTCTACAAAGGATATGAACAAAACTGGAATACCAAGTGGTCCAGGTGTAGTAAGCAGTCCTCCGACGCATTCTACCGACATACCCGATATAAATACAACGATAAAAGAAACAAATAGTGGACCAATGAAATACTGGCCTGGAATAGTTGGGGGAGTTTTAGGAGCTTGTGTAGTGGTTGCCGTAGTTTCTTACATTATATACAGTAGAAGAAGAAGGTGAGTAAAATTGGGAGAAAATTATGATCACGTGTATCTGTTATACAAAGATTTTCCTAGGTTGGAAATTATTGAAGTATTTGTATCTAACATCggcatctatatatatattagacaatattattaattcgtatattttatcaaatttgattcgtttaaagatagtcacatgttaaactatattttcgaaggtagagagaaaacggcggatagcaaaaagcatattgaccggcaaaaagcaaattgcacggttatttttagaatatctaaaacccgata contains:
- the LOC139505727 gene encoding uncharacterized protein — encoded protein: MIIKTALRILFFTIPLITIASSDSKLYIGFLGYLNPNNTDMSGNCCDGTKPPCNATCHLIFNVTVQGKSIEKQSLKLSSKPIESSAAEHFQLSNNKDPEIINPLMFTFGTWPYEVNITITVFHDDKGDGGQQIVDKFTVALNIQNPSWQYHHKNATGTRSHSFSLLSMIFRYECLKTKENDNGCFSRDCVLHQNETECLDILQPNNQDNTTDIVLQTTSRPYECGRFEVPNMGEFLNCTTQMTDTTEQVTQDITTQMNIEETTQANKITTQLSQLTDSVTTTKPTDDTSPTITTDIPTKETSSVIPETTHADISTTNQASSVSYASQNTNSKVTSDIMEHHTSLNSVTTNEKHTSIRSSTNIPSTKQISESTSKSTTESIKTFMSSTPTNSLTIHVSTKDMNKTGIPSGPGVVSSPPTHSTDIPDINTTIKETNSGPMKYWPGIVGGVLGACVVVAVVSYIIYSRRRRMNKRNNDIYNVNPKRWVLEPPEENGTSGKSEIALETEQV